One Acidobacteriota bacterium DNA window includes the following coding sequences:
- a CDS encoding heavy metal-binding domain-containing protein encodes MILTTTPSVEGKQITKYCDIVCGEAIVGANIFKDLFASVRDIIGGRSAAYEQELKKAREIAMQEIEQAARDLGANAVVGIDIDYEVVGQSGSMLMVSVSGTAVVIA; translated from the coding sequence ATGATACTCACTACCACACCCAGCGTGGAAGGAAAGCAGATTACCAAGTATTGCGACATCGTTTGCGGCGAGGCCATCGTCGGCGCGAACATCTTCAAGGACCTGTTCGCCAGCGTGCGCGACATCATCGGCGGCCGCTCGGCGGCCTATGAACAGGAATTGAAGAAAGCGCGCGAGATCGCCATGCAGGAGATCGAGCAGGCCGCCCGCGACCTGGGCGCCAACGCCGTGGTAGGCATCGACATTGATTACGAAGTGGTGGGCCAGTCCGGCAGTATGCTGATGGTCAGCGTCAGCGGCACCGCCGTGGTGATTGCGTAA